The following proteins are encoded in a genomic region of Takifugu flavidus isolate HTHZ2018 chromosome 3, ASM371156v2, whole genome shotgun sequence:
- the LOC130522095 gene encoding striated muscle preferentially expressed protein kinase-like isoform X2, which translates to MEVCLHLYDSSNTCSSCTSALTSHLHFPLNPHSSRTQTAEESQELSPHAPLFSPQPLANSHSNTIPNRNLDKENPSDPKSERHDPSNVKPARQGPKILDKVRAFETRMASSEKPGGSVGSRVACHNSSDDGRKNGGPSGEEARILQGAAQKRATFKQRASSLEDKTNYSQIVQNYQSKFAEELQRIKKLVGKPSLKKAYSMEQLSPKDRLAAEKVEPIPPQVVQKLEARERAVREREAGEREGKSQMTLEVKGRRHPDIRGNPADSSAQGSTVHSPVAVATTPVHQLPGQPLPTAIGTSHSRETKPNFHSTPKDAFAATGQKSPMGGTDSKAATRPRSSSPHGKRATPLTAREPGSPCPPKPFQMTPSPALSVSPLLKRRKAEASQTCRAAKMSIPTILVENEPMETECGPDIRNKGTKARQKEGRVLQSEMGPGTPDKGDPDLSAGEGTAEGPRFKTQIQDTVATSGAAIVLKCVITGRPPPTVTWRKNNGAIQSDAFHVVSSEGDTHSLLIKQMSPSSVGSYCVTAVNPAGTASCSATLDIQPELECSLSLSVEECLSPREEVMALGDSLASCKNVHFRDPPSFQMAPYDQAVTEGQDVVVSAKVAGQPKPMVYWLRDKVPVKTMGRFALRQTDDGTIEMRISSVHRSDTGLYVCRIINEYGTKQAECRVDVRGAGETMLMITREVTDVAVRAGESVLLECHVAGAPDVDVDWLSNGKLIQPALLNCKMHFDGKRCRLLLNSVHEDDSGRYTCKLSTAKDELTSSANLRVMPSREPLFTRKLDILEVVEGRSARFDCKVSGSPAPRVTWMHFETKVEEGEKFRILQDGGRHSLIINHVSNDTEGFYTAVAQNIHGKSECTAELYMQEQRAAISSHMAKMEKMPSIPEEPEVLESEVERRTMPDFLKPLADVEVVEGKEVVLRCKVAGLPYPTISWYHNSKRIESSEERKMTQHRDVHSLVIRSACHAHGGVYKAVISNKVGKAACYAHLYVTDIVPEAPDGPPVIETITGKTITINWKKPKRLDPSLDSGSLLYVVQQQPLGSIQWSVVASNLKETNYTITNLSKGVRYAFRVLASTGKTLSKPSPSTDLIQLLDRGPYLRKAPIILEKPDIVYVVENQTASISITLNHVHAVVTWKRRGVVLTSKPGMYEMSMPDDDQHTLTLQRVRSTDVGQLVVTASNQFGSDLCALQLALAVRPKFETIMEDVDVYVGETSRLAVVVEGKPDPDILWYKDDVLLKESSHFTFVYDDPEYSLVILNACPEHSGVYTCTAKNLAGANSCKAELMVHTERKQEAEPMDDEGTILRKMRHLVDYYDIHKEIGRGAFSYVKRVTQKKGKAEFAAKFMCARGKRKALALREMELLSELDNERILYFHDVFEKKNVVVLITELCHEELLERMAKKTAVKELEIRCSIQQVLEGLWYLHKKNIAHLDVKPENILMASPASDQIRICDFGNAIRLDPSEEYYCKYGTPEYIAPEIVNQTPISTATDIWPVGVITYLCLTGVSPFAGENDRATALNIRNYNVAFEESMFSDLCREAKGFVIKLLVVDRLRPSAAECLRHPWFKSPTNKSINTAMLKQVLSRRRWQRSLISYKSKMVMRTIPELLDESSNHVSIAVARHLKEGSPPPSSSSDSDADVDELPFIPMPLSVVFSSSRVSLNEIPGDEDVTASQMGYNDRFCDRTRKADDTGVSTANQNIPQDEEAQNEEKIEKAKRAPLKKGSSVESEDSETKARRTTMRRGSSADSALLLHVESEEGNSTGSELTNKSLKKAVSMELPNRSPSPGLAKISQEEYALKLELMRQRLLRGGNVDKKMSGLRGPLFETLGIEDERSTGSLDRNLRRSRTGPSTLARAASSESPLEDKPQTKPFRKSASFNQGDSEPMPLHRRYGAPLEIPLVGNGSLEDKKLQEATSMSALTERTTPESASPTKKTSFTFQKPELDQQPKQNKVRELDDTHHVKKKADGTWEERTKTQLAMADYGESEAKSPSVITPIIVIEEDDEDEERKDTQELYINEKDYQEEKESRKNSKMSSACVAPLSDKAQPRPNTVDKGSTNSINSTNIPALPEHPAVFSKVATMVGPSASAISNSTTPRQPVLRTDIKNIDSEEIFEARFKKRESSLTRGLRKLTRNKSEEKSPTLSRKGADRAEEVYRPGPNGAPLEMVSRGLQEKSKSVQDLRAEDKEPGLGLIGRFSLRSKRSSSTDKTGEKPKEGRQPDVQESAVNKRVSWSVGRSKSLDTNEPSRSKRQQDEREQRKAAESSVSAMRQKFESKVAEISAKVRTQSADRKDKATVGSQKDLGQKDTTRLTDSPIMAIRHKFENKVAGLSSKIRSQSEERNDDPDGKRTPVFARHRHSHSEGRGLKGMGIPENQLAKQTGATASKDSIESTSSLPSEKIPESDRRSRWDRWGLTRSRKDKTPSQPDLSSLTHKEEQQFIRSASDFAPVFHIKLKDSVLSEGEPVTLSCLPAGSPLPRITWRKDRKPLQVDDRMSLVSHPDGRQILQITKSNQKDDGVYECVATNPIATITTSCTLSVASVPKRPGTPEVAQTYNNTALVLWKPADTKSPCSYTLEKNTEGDPDWTTVATGVTDCYYNVTDLPPGSTLRFRVTCSNKAGQGPSSNCSGPVSLDPAGGGATPATTEVKTVPVQPQPVPEPEVKPVQNTPRTVISTSSPPKGGAPPLSQTELGLSRPPSSAENPPKPSEDSQKSPSFPSSPLIKIPPPLITPKPQSPVNVVSPLTKTPPILPPPPVTAPLTPTKPVVPTYVPVTSTVTPRTAPTPIIFSPQVLQTSSLSPFVDGTTTPTRGTPSGRVTPSTGLRQGIPQKPYTFLDEKARGRFGIIRECQENSTGKMFMAKIVPYTQENKQEVLKEYEILKTLHSDKIMALHEAYVTPRYLVLVAEYCTGKELLHSLIDRFRYTEDDVVGYLVQILQGVEYLHSRRVLHLDLKPDNIMVTNLNTIKIVDFGSAQSFNPLSLKQKDSRTGTLEYMAPEVIKGEVVGPPADVWTIGVITYIMLSGRLPFEDKDPRQVESKILAARFDPSKLYPNVSQSASAFLKKMLSSYPWARAATRDCFAQAWLQDSYLMKLKRQTLTFTSSRLKEFLAEQQSCRLEGATKHKVLLRTYQSTPRSPLAGSTLHVPSPK; encoded by the exons GGAAACGAAACCAAACTTTCACTCCACCCCCAAAGATGCATTTGCTGCCACAGGTCAAAAATCACCCATGGGAGGCACGGATTCAAAAGCAGCTACAAGACCTCGATCATCCAGTCCACATGGGAAACGAGCTACCCCTTTAACCGCGAGGGAACCTGGGTCCCCGTGTCCTCCCAAGCCCTTCCAAATGACCCCATCGCCCGCCCTGTCTGTTAGCCCCCTTCTCAAAAGAAGGAAGGCAGAGGCGAGTCAGACGTGTCGAGCTGCAAAGATGAGCATCCCGACTATTCTGGTGGAGAATGAGCCCATGGAGACAGAATGTGGTCCTGATATAAGGAACAAAGGAACCAAAGCTCGTCAGAAAGAGGGGAGAGTTCTCCAGAGTGAGATGGGTCCTGGAACTCCAGACAAAG GTGATCCAGACCTGTCTGCTGGTGAGGGGACTGCCGAGGGCCCCAGGTTTAAGACTCAAATCCAGGACACAGTGGCAACCAGCGGTGCAGCTATCGTACTCAAATGTGTAATTACGGGGAGGCCGCCCCCTACAG TAACATGGAGGAAGAATAATGGTGCGATCCAGAGCGATGCTTTCCACGTGGTTTCATCTGAGGGAGACActcacagtctgctgataaaGCAGATGAGTCCGAGCAGCGTCGGGTCATACTGCGTCACAGCTGTCAATCCAGCCGGGACAGCGTCCTGTAGCGCCACCCTTGACATCCAGCCAG AGCTGGAATGTAGTCTGTCTCTGTCAGTGGAGGAGTGCCTAAGCCCCCGGGAGGAGGTGATGGCGCTCGGGGACTCGCTCGCATCCTGTAAAAACGTCCACTTTAGAGACCCGCCCTCATTTCAG ATGGCACCATATGACCAAGCAGTTACTGAAGGTCAAGATGTGGTCGTCTCAGCGAAGGTCGCTGGGCAGCCCAAGCCCATGGTGTATTG GTTGAGGGACAAAGTCCCAGTGAAGACAATGGGCCGGTTTGCCTTGCGGCAGACAGATGATGGCACCATCGAAATGAGAATCAGCTCGGTTCATAGGTCAGACACAGGGCTTTATGTCTGCAGAATAATCAATGAATATGGAACCAAGCAGGCAGAGTGCAGAGTGGACGTCAGAG gtgcAGGAGAGACAATGCTAATGATCACCAGGGAGGTGACCGATGTAGCGGTTAGGGCTGGCGAGTCGGTCCTGCTTGAGTGTCATGTGGCAGGAGCCCCAGATGTGGATGTCGACTGGCTGTCGAACGGGAAGCTGATCCAGCCGGCACTACTCAACTGTAAAATGCACTTCGATGGCAAAAG GTGCCGCCTGCTGCTGAATTCAGTGCATGAAGATGATAGTGGAAGGTACACGTGcaagctgagcacagccaaaG ATGAGTTGACCTcgagtgcaaacctgagagtcATGCCATCCAGGGAGCCTCTCTTTACCCGTAAACTGGATATCCTGGAGGTCGTTGAAGGCCGCAGTGCCCGGTTTGACTGCAAGGTGAGCGGCTCTCCTGCTCCCCGGGTCACATGGATGCACTTTG AGACGAAAgtggaagagggggagaaattCCGCATCCTTCAAGACGGCGGTCGTCACTCCCTCATCATCAACCACGTCAGCAATGACACCGAGGGCTTCTACACTGCAGTCGCCCAGAACATCCACGGAAAGTCTGAATGCACCGCCGAGCTCTACATGCAGGAACAGCGAGCTGCCATCTCCTCTCATAT ggcaaagatggagaaaatgccATCCATCCCAGAAGAGCCTGAGGTTCTGGAGAGTGAAGTGGAGCGGCGGACCATGCCAGACTTCCTGAAGCCGCTGGCTGATGTGGAGGTTGTTGAGGGCAAAGAGGTGGTGCTGAGGTGTAAGGTAGCCGGCCTCCCGTACCCGACCATCAGCTGGTACCACAACAGCAAACGCATAGAGAGCAGCGAAGAGCGTAAAATGACCCAGC ACAGGGATGTCCACAGTCTGGTCATCAGGAGCGCTTGTCACGCTCATGGAGGCGTCTACAAGGCCGTCATCTCCAACAAAGTGGGCAAAGCGGCTTGCTATGCCCATCTATATGTCACAG aCATTGTCCCTGAAGCTCCTGATGGTCCTCCAGTGATCGAGACCATTACAGGGAAAACTATAACAATCAACTGGAAGAAGCCAAAGAGGCTCGACCCTTCTCTTG ATTCTGGTTCCTTGTTGTAcgtggttcagcagcagcctctgggcTCCATTCAGTGGTCTGTTGTGGCCTCTAACCTGAAGGAGACCAACTACACCATCACCAATTTGTCCAAAGGAGTACGCTATGCTTTCAGAGTGCTGGCATCCACCGGGAAGACCCTGAGCAAACCGTCTCCTTCCACAGATCTGATCCAGCTTCTGGACCGAG GCCCTTATTTAAGAAAAGCACCAATCATTCTGGAGAAACCCGACATTGTCTACGTGGTGGAGAACCAAACGGCGAGCATCAGCATCACACTGAACCATGTGCACGCTGTTGTCACCTGGAAACG gaggggggtggtgttGACCAGCAAGCCAGGGATGTACGAGATGAGCATGCCAGATGATGACCAACACACCCTGACGCTCCAACGAGTACGCAGCACTGATGTGGGCCAGTTGGTGGTCACGGCGAGCAACCAGTTTGGGAGCGACCTCTGCGCCCTTCAGCTGGCTCTGGCAG TGCGCCCAAAGTTTGAAACAATCATGGAGGATGTGGATGTGTATGTGGGCGAGACGTCACGTTTGGCTGTTGTGGTTGAAGGGAAGCCTGACCCGGATATTCTGTGGTATAAG GACGATGTCCTCCTCAAGGAGAGCAGCCACTTCACCTTTGTCTACGATGATCCGGAATATTCTCTGGTCATTCTCAACGCTTGCCCCGAACACTCCGGTGTGTACACCTGCACTGCCAAGAACCTGGCTGGTGCCAACTCCTGCAAGGCTGAGCTGATGGTCCACACAG agaggaaacaagAGGCGGAGCCAATGGATGACGAAGGAACCATTCTGAGGAAGATGAGGCATCTTGTGGATTACTATGACATTCACAAAGAGATCGGGCG GGGTGCCTTCTCGTACGTGAAGAGGGTAACTCAGAAAAAGGGAAAGGCCGAATTTGCTGCCAAGTTCATGTGTGCACGAGGCAAGAGAAAAGCCCTGGCTCTCAGAGAGAtggagctgctgtctgagctGGACAATGAGAGGATCCTCTATTTCCATGACGTCTTTGAGAAGAAGAACGTGGTGGTGCTCATCACCGAGCT ATGtcatgaggagctgctggagcgaATGGCCAAGAAAACAGCAGTCAAAGAGCTGGAG ATCCGCTGTAGCATTCAGCAGGTTTTGGAAGGTCTGTGGTACCTTCACAAGAAAAACATTGCCCACCTTGATGTGAAG CCTGAAAACATTTTGATGGCAAGTCCTGCGAGCGATCAAATCCGTATATGCGACTTCGGCAATGCGATCAGATTGGACCCGTCAGAAGAGTACTACTGTAAATATGGCACGCCGGAATACATCGCGCCGGAGATCGTGAACCAAACTCCcatctccacagcaacagacatATG GCCTGTCGGTGTCATCACTTACCTCTG CCTGACTGGCGTGTCTCCTTTTGCCGGTGAGAATGACAGAGCCACTGCCTTGAATATCCGGAACTACAACGTGGCGTTTGAGGAGAGCATgttttctgacctctgcagagAAGCTAAGGGGTTTGTCATCAAGCTTCTGGTGGTGGACAGACT GAGGCCCAGTGCTGCCGAATGCCTTCGTCATCCTTGGTTCAAG TCACCgacaaataaaagcatcaacacAGCGATGTTGAAGCAAGTTTTGTCTCGAAGGCGATGGCAG cgGTCTCTTATCAGCTATAAATCCAAGATGGTGATGCGGACAATTCCGGAGCTTCTGGATGAGTCATCCAACCATGTCTCCATCGCTGTGGCTCGACATTTAAAGGAAGGCTCCCcgccaccctcctcttcctcggatTCAGATGCAGATGTCGATGAACTTCCTTTTATCCCAATGCCACTTTCAGTAGTTTTTTCAAGTTCCAGGGTCTCCCTTAATGAGATCCCCGGGGATGAAGATGTCACTGCATCACAGATGGGGTACAATGACAGATTTTGTGATAGGACTCGAAAGGCAGATGACACAGGGGTCTCGACGGCCAATCAAAACATCCCACAAGATGAAGAGGCtcaaaatgaggagaaaatagAAAAGGCAAAACGAGCACCCCTCAAGAAAGGATCTAGTGTGGAGTCAGAAGATTCTGAGACAAAAGCCAGGAGGACAACCATGAGGAGAGGCAGTTCCGCAGACTCGGCATTGCTTCTCCATGTTGAATCTGAAGAGGGAAATTCCACCGGTTCAGAATTGACAAACAAAAGCCTGAAAAAGGCTGTTTCAATGGAGCTCCCCAATCGCAGTCCAAGCCCTGGCCTGGCAAAGATAAGCCAGGAGGAATATGCCCTGAAACTGGAACTAATGAGACAGCGATTGCTCAGAGGAGGAAACGTGGATAAAAAGATGAGCGGTCTTCGTGGGCCATTGTTTGAGACCCTTGGCATAGAAGATGAGAGGAGCACGGGATCCCTTGATCGGAATCTGAGGAGATCCAGAACAGGGCCATCAACACTGGCCAGAGCAGCATCCTCTGAAAGTCCATTGGAGGACAAGCCACAGACAAAACCTTTTCGCAAAAGTGCCTCCTTCAATCAGGGTGATTCAGAACCAATGCCCCTGCATCGCAGGTATGGAGCCCCCTTAGAAATCCCATTAGTTGGAAATGGGAGTCTAGAAGATAAGAAGCTCCAAGAAGCAACCTCAATGTCTGCACTTACAGAGCGAACCACACCGGAATCTGCCTCGCCTACAAAAAAGACCTCTTTCACGTTCCAAAAACCTGAATTGGACCAACAACCAAAGCAGAACAAAGTGAGAGAACTTGATGACACGCACCATGTGAAGAAGAAAGCAGATGGTACTTGGGAGGAAAGGACCAAAACCCAATTGGCAATGGCAGATTATGGCGAATCTGAGGCTAAATCACCTTCTGTAATTACTCCTATAATTGTGAtagaggaagatgatgaagatgaggagagaaaagacacgcAGGAGTTGTATATTAATGAAAAGGACTatcaggaagagaaagaaagtaGAAAAAATAGTAAAATGTCATCGGCATGTGTGGCTCCTTTGTCTGATAAGGCCCAGCCCAGACCAAATACCGTGGATAAAGGAAGTACAAATAGTATAAATTCTACCAACATCCCAGCTCTTCCTGAACATCCGGCAGTGTTTTCCAAGGTAGCAACTATGGTCGGACCTTCAGCATCTGCAATATCTAATTCCACCACCCCCCGCCAGCCTGTGCTGCGGACGGATATCAAAAACATCGACTCGGAGGAGATCTTTGAAGCCCGTTTCAAGAAGCGCGAGTCGTCTTTAACCCGAGGCCTCCGGAAACTGACTAGAAATAAATCAGAAGAGAAGTCACCAACGCTGAGCCGAAAGGGGGCAGACAGGGCCGAGGAGGTTTATAGGCCAGGGCCGAACGGGGCACCCCTGGAAATGGTATCCAGGGGACTACAGGAAAAATCCAAATCTGTCCAAGATTTGAGAGCAGAGGATAAAGAGCCAGGCCTTGGCCTCATTGGAAGGTTTTCCTTGCGATCCAAGAGGTCATCTTCAACTGATAAGACGGGAGAGAAGCCAAAGGAAGGAAGGCAACCAGATGTTCAGGAATCTGCCGTGAACAAGAGAGTTTCGTGGTCTGTTGGTCGCAGCAAGTCTTTGGATACAAACGAGCCGAGTCGCTCGAAAAGACAACAGGATgaaagagaacaaagaaaagctgctgaGTCATCCGTTTCTGCCATGAGGCAAAAGTTTGAGTCCAAGGTGGCAGAAATATCTGCAAAAGTGAGAACTCAGTCAGCAGACAGGAAGGATAAAGCTACCGTTGGGAGTCAGAAGGATCTGGGACAGAAAGATACAACGAGACTGACTGATTCGCCCATCATGGCAATACGGCACAAGTTTGAGAACAAAGTGGCAGGATTATCCTCAAAAATCCGCAGTCAGTCCGAAGAGAGGAACGATGATCCCGATGGAAAACGGACACCTGTGTTTGCTCGCCATCGCCATTCCCACTCAGAAGGGCGAGGACTAAAGGGAATGGGAATACCTGAGAATCAACTGGCGAAGCAGACCGGCGCCACTGCATCCAAGGATTCGATTGAATCAACTTCCAGCCTCCCGTCTGAAAAAATCCCTGAGAGTGACAGACGGTCAAGATGGGACAGGTGGGGTTTGACCAGGAGTAGGAAAGACAAGACGCCGTCCCAGCCTGATCTGTCCTCATTAACCCACAAAGAGGAACAGCAGTTTATCCGTTCTGCTTCTGATTTTGCCCCTGTGTTCCACATCAAGCTGAAGGACAGCGTCTTATCAGAGGGGGAACCTGTCACTCTGAGCTGTCTCCCAGCTGGAAGTCCACTTCCTAGAATTACATGGAGGAAAG ATCGGAAGCCATTGCAGGTGGATGACAGAATGAGCCTCGTATCCCACCCAGATGGCAGGCAGATCCTCCAGATCACAAAGTCCAACCAGAAAGACGACGGAGTTTACGAATGCGTGGCTACCAACCCCATTGCTAcgatcaccacctcctgcacatTGTCTGTAGCTT CTGTCCCAAAGCGTCCAGGGACCCCTGAAGTTGCCCAGACATACAATAACACAGCCCTGGTGCTTTGGAAGCCGGCAGACACCAAGTCTCCATGCAGCTACACCCTGGAGAAAAATACAGAAG gTGACCCTGACTGGACAACCGTGGCCACTGGAGTTACTGACTGTTATTACAATGTCACAGATCTCCCACCTGGTAGCACTCTGAGGTTCCGCGTCACCTGCAGCAACAAGGCAGGACAGGGACCCTCCAGCAACTGTTCTGGTCCCGTGAGTTTGGACCCAGCAG GCGGAGGAGCTACACCTGCCACAACAGAAGTAAAGACAGTTCCAGTTCAACCTCAACCAGTGCCTGAACCTGAAGTGAAACCAGTCCAGAACACCCCCAGAACTGTTAtttccacttcctctcctccaaaaGGTGGAGCTCCACCTCTGTCCCAGACGGAACTCGGTTTGTCTCGACCTCCATCTAGTGCAGAAAACCCGCCCAAACCCAGCGAGGACAGTCAGAAATCCCCCTCGTTCCCCTCATCACCCCTCATTAAAATTCCTCCACCTCTTATCACGCCCAAACCACAGAGTCCAGTCAacgtggtgtcccctctgaccAAAACACCACCCATACTGCCACCGCCTCCTGTAACCGCCCCTTTGACACCAACCAAGCCTGTGGTGCCAACATACGTCCCTGTCACCTCCACGGTCACCCCCCGCACGGCCCCGACTCCCATCATCTTTTCCCCGCAGGTGCTCCAGACCTCCAGTCTAAGCCCCTTTGTTGATGGGACGACTACGCCAACCAGGGGGACCCCGTCTGGACGAGTGACACCCTCGACTGGGCTGCGTCAGGGAATTCCTCAGAAACCTTACACGTTCCTGGACGAGAAGGCCAG GGGTCGTTTTGGCATCATTCGAGAGTGCCAGGAAAACAGCACGGGTAAAATGTTCATGGCGAAGATCGTTCCCTACACTCaggagaacaaacaggaagtcctgaaGGAGTACGAGATCTTGAAAACCCTTCACAGTGACAAAATCATGGCTCTGCACGAAGCATACGTCACGCCGCGCTACCTTGTGCTGGTGGCAGAGTACTGCACAGGCAAAGAGCTTCTCCACAGCCTCATCGACAG GTTCCGCTACACTGAGGATGATGTCGTGGGCTACCTGGTGCAGATATTGCAGGGAGTGGAGTACCTCCACAGCCGGCGTGTCCTCCACCTGGACCTGAAGCCAGACAACATCATGGTGACCAATCTCAACACCATCAAGATCGTGGACTTTGGGAGCGCTCAGAGCTTCAACCCGCTCAGCCTCAAGCAAAAGGACTCGAGGACAGGAACTCTGGAGTACATGG CTCCTGAGGTAATCAAAGGTGAAGTGGTCGGTCCTCCTGCGGATGTTTGGACCATCGGCGTCATTACTTACATCAT GCTCAGTGGTCGACTCCCCTTCGAAGATAAAGATCCTCGACAGGTGGAGTCGAAGATCCTGGCTGCAAGGTTTGACCCGAGCAAACTTTACCCCAACGTGTCTCAAAGCGCCTCTGCCTTCCTCAAAAAGATGCTGAGCAGTTACCCTTG GGCTCGTGCGGCAACCAGAGACTGCTTCGCCCAGGCCTGGCTGCAAGACTCCTACCTGATGAAGCTCAAGCGTCAGACTCTCACCTTCACCTCTAGCCGGCTCAAGGAGTTCCTGGCGGAGCAGCAATCCTGCCGCTTGGAGGGCGCCACCAAGCACAAGGTGCTGCTGCGCACCTACCAGAGCACGCCACGGTCCCCGCTGGCTGGCTCCACGCTTCACGTTCCCAGCCCCAAGTGA